A single region of the Streptomyces sp. NBC_00425 genome encodes:
- a CDS encoding thioredoxin domain-containing protein, with product MSKRNSAAAKTAARERLRIEREREAKRAKTKRQIIVGLSVVGVLAAAGGIGYAVVQANKPEYWDNVKSQKLVKPANTTGEDGTTVVIGKADAKKTLAMYEDPRCPICAQFEQTVGPTVDKEVAAGKYKIQYVGATFLDDKLTGEGSKNALSALGAALNVSSEAFLEYKTALYSTKYHPEETEDKFKDDSYLIKVADTVSALKNNAKFQSAVKNGTYDKWALVMSAKFDSDSKKYDIQGTPSLVMDGKLIKAANGNVPMTVADYETAIAAALKG from the coding sequence ATGAGCAAGCGGAACAGCGCTGCGGCGAAGACGGCGGCCCGGGAGCGGCTGCGCATCGAGCGCGAGCGCGAGGCCAAGCGCGCCAAGACCAAGCGTCAGATCATCGTCGGCCTCTCGGTCGTCGGCGTACTGGCCGCCGCCGGCGGCATAGGTTACGCCGTCGTCCAGGCCAACAAGCCCGAGTACTGGGACAACGTCAAGAGCCAGAAGCTCGTCAAGCCCGCCAACACCACCGGCGAGGACGGCACGACCGTCGTCATCGGCAAGGCGGACGCGAAGAAGACCCTCGCGATGTACGAGGACCCGCGCTGCCCGATCTGCGCCCAGTTCGAGCAGACCGTCGGCCCGACCGTCGACAAGGAGGTCGCGGCCGGCAAGTACAAGATCCAGTACGTGGGCGCCACGTTCCTCGACGACAAGCTGACCGGCGAGGGCTCGAAGAACGCGCTGAGCGCTCTCGGCGCGGCGCTGAACGTCAGCTCCGAGGCCTTCCTCGAGTACAAGACCGCGCTGTACTCGACGAAGTACCACCCCGAGGAGACCGAAGACAAGTTCAAGGACGACTCGTACCTGATCAAGGTGGCGGACACGGTCTCCGCTCTGAAGAACAACGCCAAGTTCCAGAGCGCCGTGAAGAACGGCACCTACGACAAGTGGGCTCTGGTCATGAGCGCGAAGTTCGACTCGGACAGCAAGAAGTACGACATCCAGGGAACCCCCTCCCTCGTGATGGACGGCAAGCTCATCAAGGCCGCCAACGGCAACGTCCCCATGACCGTCGCCGACTACGAGACCGCGATCGCCGCAGCGCTCAAGGGCTGA
- a CDS encoding DUF2252 domain-containing protein, which yields MSVPQLDDEHRGEQILAVFDTAFGELLAADPAAFRVKFRKMAASAFAFYRGTAGLFYHDLDAEKRGGPFLDERTSRVWIHGDLHAENFGTYMDANGRLIFNVNDFDEAYVGPFTWDLKRLSASLALIGYAKALGDDQITELVEVYAGAYRERIHALATGAKSDEVPPFTLDTAQGPLLDALRDARALTRFGLLDSMTEIRDFERRFAPGGGSIELDAATRYKVLAAFDGYLETLPETSLARPDSYRVKDVVGRRGIGIGSAGLPSYNILLEGHSDALENDVVIYIKQAQTPAVSRHITDPAIRGYFQHEGHRTVISQRALQQHADPWLGWTELGGAGQLVAEVSPYAVDLDWGDIDDPEEIAGVVADLGRATATMHAAADDTSGESLVPFSTERAIDAAIAADEEGFAPLLVDFAHGYGARARADHQIFVDLFRNGRIPGL from the coding sequence ATGTCGGTTCCGCAGCTCGACGACGAGCACCGCGGCGAGCAGATCCTCGCCGTCTTCGACACCGCGTTCGGCGAGCTCCTGGCCGCCGACCCGGCCGCGTTCCGCGTGAAGTTCCGGAAGATGGCGGCCTCGGCGTTCGCGTTCTACCGGGGCACCGCCGGCCTCTTCTACCACGACCTGGACGCGGAGAAGCGGGGCGGCCCGTTCCTGGACGAGCGCACCTCGCGCGTGTGGATCCACGGCGACCTGCACGCGGAGAACTTCGGCACGTACATGGACGCCAACGGCCGGCTGATCTTCAACGTCAACGACTTCGACGAGGCCTACGTCGGCCCCTTCACCTGGGACCTCAAGCGTCTCTCCGCCTCCCTCGCCCTCATCGGGTACGCGAAGGCGCTCGGCGACGACCAGATCACGGAGCTGGTGGAGGTCTACGCGGGCGCGTACCGCGAGCGCATCCACGCGCTGGCCACCGGCGCGAAGAGCGACGAGGTGCCGCCCTTCACCCTGGACACCGCCCAGGGCCCGCTGCTGGACGCGCTGCGCGACGCCCGTGCGCTGACCCGCTTCGGGCTGCTGGACTCGATGACGGAGATCCGGGACTTCGAGCGTCGCTTCGCACCCGGCGGCGGCTCCATCGAGCTGGACGCCGCCACCCGTTACAAGGTGCTCGCCGCCTTCGACGGCTATCTGGAGACGCTGCCGGAGACGTCGCTGGCCCGCCCGGACTCCTACCGGGTGAAGGACGTCGTCGGCCGCCGCGGCATCGGCATCGGCTCGGCCGGTCTGCCGTCGTACAACATCCTCCTCGAGGGCCACAGCGACGCCCTGGAGAACGACGTCGTGATCTACATCAAGCAGGCGCAGACCCCGGCCGTCTCCCGGCACATCACCGACCCGGCGATCCGCGGCTACTTCCAGCACGAGGGCCACCGCACGGTGATCTCCCAGCGCGCCCTCCAGCAGCACGCGGACCCGTGGCTGGGCTGGACCGAGCTCGGCGGCGCCGGCCAGCTGGTCGCCGAGGTCTCGCCGTACGCGGTCGACCTGGACTGGGGTGACATCGACGACCCGGAGGAGATCGCGGGCGTCGTCGCCGACCTGGGCCGGGCCACCGCCACCATGCACGCGGCGGCGGACGACACCTCCGGCGAGTCCCTGGTCCCCTTCTCCACCGAGCGGGCCATCGACGCGGCGATCGCGGCCGACGAGGAGGGCTTCGCACCCCTCCTGGTCGACTTCGCGCACGGCTACGGCGCACGCGCGCGTGCCGACCACCAGATCTTCGTCGACCTGTTCCGCAACGGCCGGATTCCGGGTCTGTGA
- the dnaE gene encoding DNA polymerase III subunit alpha, with product MSKPPFTHLHVHTQYSLLDGAARLKDMFDACNEMGMTHIAMSDHGNLHGAYDFFHTAKKAGVTPIIGIEAYVAPESRRNKRKIQWGQPHQKRDDVSGSGGYTHKTIWAANATGLHNLFRLSSDAYAEGWLQKWPRMDKETIAQWSEGLIASTGCPSGELQTRLRLGQKEEALKAAADYQDIFGKDRYFLELMDHGIEIESRVRDGLLEIGKKLGIPPLVTNDSHYTYAHEATAHDALLCIQTGKNLSDPDRFRFDGTGYYLKSTDEMYAIDSSDAWQEGCANTLLVAEQIDTTGMFEAKNLMPKFDIPDGFTEVTWFKEEVRRGMDRRFPGGVPEDRQKQVEYEMDVIIQMGFPGYFLVVADFIMWAKNQGIAVGPGRGSAAGSIVAYAMGITDLDPIPHGLIFERFLNPERVSMPDVDIDFDERRRVEVIRYVTEKYGADKVAMIGTYGKIKAKNAIKDSARVLGYPYAMGDRLTKAMPADVLGKGIDLNGITDPSHPRYSEAGEIRAMYENEPDVKKVIDTAKGVEGLVRQMGVHAAGVIMSSEPIVDHAPIWVRHTDGVTITQWDYPQCESLGLLKMDFLGLRNLTIMDDAVKMVKSNKGVDLDLLALPLDDPKTFELLQRGETLGVFQFDGGPMRSLLRLMKPDNFEDISAVSALYRPGPMGMDSHTNYALRKNKLQEITPIHPELEEPLEEVLAVTYGLIVYQEQVQKAAQIIAGYSLGEADILRRVMGKKKPDELAKNFTIFQAGAKKNGYSDEAIKALWDVLVPFAGYAFNKAHSAAYGLVSYWTAYLKANHPAEYMAGLLTSVKDDKDKSAVYLNECRRMGIKVLPPNVNESVHNFAAQGDDVILFGLEAVRNVGTNVVESIIRSRKAKGKYGSFPDYLDKVEAVACNKRTTESLIKAGAFDTLGHTRKGLTAHFEPMIDNVVAVKRKEAEGQFDLFGGMGEEETSEPGFGLDVVFTEDEWDKTYLLAQEREMLGLYVSDHPLFGLEHVLSDKADAGIAQLTGGEHADGAVVTIGGIISGLQRKMTKQGNAWAIATVEDLAGSIECMFFPATYQLVSTQLVEDAVVFVKGRLDKREDVPRLVAMELQVPDLSNAGTNAPVILTIPATRVTPPMINRLGEILTHHKGDSEVRIRLQGPTKTTVLRLDRHRVKPDPALFGDLKVLLGPSCLAG from the coding sequence GTGTCAAAGCCGCCGTTCACGCACCTGCACGTCCACACCCAGTACTCGCTGCTGGACGGTGCCGCGCGGCTGAAGGACATGTTCGACGCGTGCAACGAGATGGGCATGACGCACATCGCCATGTCCGACCACGGCAACCTCCACGGGGCCTACGACTTCTTCCACACGGCGAAGAAGGCCGGCGTGACCCCCATCATCGGGATCGAGGCGTACGTCGCCCCCGAGTCGCGGCGCAACAAGCGCAAGATCCAGTGGGGCCAGCCGCACCAGAAGCGCGACGACGTCTCCGGTTCCGGCGGCTACACCCACAAGACGATCTGGGCGGCGAACGCGACGGGCCTGCACAACCTCTTCCGGCTCTCGTCGGACGCGTACGCCGAGGGCTGGCTGCAGAAGTGGCCCCGGATGGACAAGGAGACCATCGCCCAGTGGTCCGAGGGGCTCATCGCCTCCACCGGCTGCCCCTCGGGCGAGCTCCAGACCCGGCTGCGGCTCGGCCAGAAGGAAGAGGCGCTGAAGGCGGCCGCCGACTACCAGGACATCTTCGGCAAGGACCGCTACTTCCTGGAGCTGATGGACCACGGCATCGAGATCGAGAGCCGGGTCCGTGACGGCCTTCTGGAGATCGGCAAGAAGCTGGGCATCCCGCCGCTGGTCACCAACGACTCGCACTACACCTATGCGCACGAGGCGACCGCGCACGACGCGCTGCTGTGCATCCAGACCGGCAAGAACCTCTCGGACCCGGACCGCTTCCGCTTCGACGGCACCGGCTACTACCTGAAGTCCACGGACGAGATGTACGCCATCGACTCCTCGGACGCCTGGCAGGAGGGCTGCGCCAACACCCTCCTGGTGGCCGAGCAGATCGACACCACCGGCATGTTCGAGGCGAAGAACCTCATGCCGAAGTTCGACATCCCCGACGGCTTCACCGAGGTCACCTGGTTCAAGGAGGAGGTCCGGCGGGGGATGGACCGCCGCTTCCCGGGCGGCGTCCCCGAGGACCGGCAGAAGCAGGTCGAGTATGAGATGGACGTCATCATCCAGATGGGGTTCCCGGGCTACTTCCTCGTCGTCGCCGACTTCATCATGTGGGCGAAGAACCAGGGCATCGCGGTCGGCCCGGGGCGTGGCTCCGCGGCCGGTTCGATCGTCGCCTACGCGATGGGCATCACCGACCTCGACCCGATCCCGCACGGCCTGATCTTCGAGCGGTTCCTCAACCCCGAGCGCGTCTCCATGCCCGACGTCGACATCGACTTCGACGAGCGCAGGCGCGTCGAGGTGATCCGGTACGTCACCGAGAAGTACGGCGCCGACAAGGTCGCCATGATCGGCACCTACGGCAAGATCAAGGCGAAGAACGCCATCAAGGACTCCGCGCGCGTGCTGGGCTACCCGTACGCGATGGGCGACCGGCTCACCAAGGCCATGCCGGCCGACGTCCTGGGCAAGGGCATCGACCTCAACGGCATCACCGACCCCTCGCACCCGCGCTACAGCGAGGCGGGCGAGATCCGCGCGATGTACGAGAACGAGCCGGACGTCAAGAAGGTCATCGACACCGCCAAGGGCGTCGAGGGCCTGGTCCGGCAGATGGGCGTGCACGCGGCCGGCGTGATCATGTCCAGCGAGCCCATCGTCGACCACGCCCCGATCTGGGTGCGGCACACGGACGGCGTGACCATCACCCAGTGGGACTACCCGCAGTGCGAGTCGCTGGGCCTGCTGAAGATGGACTTCCTCGGCCTGCGCAACCTGACGATCATGGACGACGCCGTCAAGATGGTGAAGTCCAACAAGGGCGTCGACCTCGACCTGCTGGCCCTGCCGCTCGACGACCCGAAGACCTTCGAACTCCTCCAGCGCGGGGAGACCCTCGGCGTCTTCCAGTTCGACGGCGGCCCCATGCGCTCGCTGCTGCGTCTGATGAAGCCCGACAACTTCGAGGACATCTCCGCCGTCTCCGCGCTCTACCGTCCGGGCCCGATGGGCATGGACTCGCACACCAACTACGCGCTGCGCAAGAACAAGCTCCAGGAGATCACGCCGATCCACCCGGAGCTGGAGGAGCCCCTCGAAGAGGTCCTGGCCGTCACCTACGGTCTGATCGTCTACCAGGAGCAGGTGCAGAAGGCCGCCCAGATCATCGCCGGGTACTCGCTCGGCGAGGCCGACATCCTCCGCCGCGTGATGGGCAAGAAGAAGCCCGACGAGCTGGCGAAGAACTTCACCATCTTCCAGGCCGGCGCCAAGAAGAACGGCTACAGCGACGAGGCGATCAAGGCCCTGTGGGACGTGCTGGTCCCGTTCGCCGGCTACGCCTTCAACAAGGCGCACTCCGCCGCGTACGGCCTGGTCTCGTACTGGACCGCCTACCTGAAGGCGAACCACCCCGCCGAGTACATGGCCGGACTGCTCACCTCGGTCAAGGACGACAAGGACAAGTCGGCCGTCTACCTCAACGAGTGCCGGCGCATGGGCATCAAGGTGCTCCCGCCGAACGTCAACGAGTCGGTGCACAACTTCGCCGCCCAGGGCGACGACGTGATCCTCTTCGGCCTCGAGGCCGTCCGCAACGTCGGCACCAACGTGGTGGAGTCGATCATCAGGAGCCGCAAGGCCAAGGGCAAGTACGGCTCCTTCCCCGACTACCTCGACAAGGTCGAGGCCGTCGCCTGCAACAAGCGCACCACGGAGTCGCTGATCAAGGCGGGCGCGTTCGACACCCTGGGGCACACCCGCAAGGGTCTCACCGCGCACTTCGAGCCGATGATCGACAACGTGGTCGCGGTCAAGCGCAAGGAGGCCGAGGGACAGTTCGACCTCTTCGGCGGCATGGGCGAGGAGGAGACCAGCGAGCCGGGCTTCGGCCTGGACGTCGTCTTCACCGAGGACGAGTGGGACAAGACCTATCTGCTCGCCCAGGAGCGGGAGATGCTCGGTCTCTACGTCTCCGACCACCCGCTCTTCGGCCTGGAGCACGTGCTGTCCGACAAGGCGGACGCGGGGATCGCCCAGCTCACCGGGGGCGAGCACGCGGACGGCGCGGTGGTGACCATCGGCGGCATCATCTCCGGCCTGCAGCGCAAGATGACCAAGCAGGGCAACGCCTGGGCGATCGCCACCGTGGAGGACCTCGCGGGCTCCATCGAGTGCATGTTCTTCCCGGCGACCTACCAGCTCGTCTCCACCCAACTCGTCGAGGACGCCGTCGTCTTCGTCAAGGGCCGCCTCGACAAGCGCGAGGACGTGCCGCGGCTGGTCGCGATGGAGCTCCAGGTCCCGGACCTGTCGAACGCGGGCACCAACGCGCCCGTGATCCTCACCATCCCGGCGACCCGGGTCACCCCGCCGATGATCAACCGTCTCGGCGAGATCCTCACCCACCACAAGGGCGACAGCGAGGTCCGGATCAGGCTCCAGGGCCCGACGAAGACGACCGTCCTGCGTCTGGACCGGCACCGGGTCAAGCCCGACCCCGCTCTCTTCGGCGACCTGAAGGTCCTGCTCGGCCCGTCCTGCCTGGCGGGCTGA
- a CDS encoding NYN domain-containing protein, with protein sequence MDRCIVLVDAGYLLGAAASLLAGEPSRSRITVDHSALVQGLREQAESETERPLLRIYWFDGAPDRVPQPEHRRLRVMPRVTVRLGALTRSDGRWAQKGVDAAMHAELTELARNRACSDVVLVTGDGDLLPGMMAAKEHGVAVHLWAVQAADGDYNQSEDLVAEADERRVLDRIWITKAVRAKELGGVCAPPPAPRPEIAAILSAPLPDSGLAPTVERPSEEAEHPSVTAGSDTGAQDRVPAPKGVPTPKDLAALRAPGSPAVQHPATATLRWSSDKGWVDRPGAAPEPADVASMPTLAQVTTAEQRWADREEDITTVGGDPYEVGQVFARRWMARLGDQSHLQKLSGMYPRIPHRIDGELLRYAARFGLLAHKDDQIDEHDRYAIRAGFWREIDVRTAAGHAPAAD encoded by the coding sequence GTGGACCGCTGCATCGTCCTGGTGGACGCCGGGTATCTGCTGGGGGCGGCCGCGAGTCTCCTCGCCGGGGAACCCTCGCGATCCCGTATCACCGTCGACCACTCCGCGCTCGTCCAGGGCCTGCGCGAACAGGCCGAGTCCGAGACCGAGCGCCCGCTGCTGCGCATCTACTGGTTCGACGGCGCCCCGGACCGCGTCCCCCAGCCGGAGCACCGCAGACTGCGCGTGATGCCCCGGGTCACGGTCCGGCTGGGCGCCCTGACCCGCAGCGACGGACGGTGGGCCCAGAAGGGCGTCGACGCCGCCATGCACGCCGAGCTGACCGAGCTGGCCCGCAACCGCGCCTGCTCCGACGTCGTCCTCGTCACCGGCGACGGCGACCTGCTGCCGGGGATGATGGCCGCCAAGGAGCACGGCGTCGCCGTCCACCTCTGGGCCGTCCAGGCCGCCGACGGCGACTACAACCAGTCCGAGGACCTCGTCGCCGAGGCCGACGAGCGGCGCGTCCTGGACCGCATCTGGATCACCAAGGCGGTCCGCGCGAAGGAGCTCGGCGGGGTCTGCGCGCCGCCGCCCGCGCCCCGTCCCGAGATCGCCGCGATCCTCTCCGCTCCGCTGCCCGACTCCGGGCTCGCCCCCACCGTCGAGCGGCCCTCCGAGGAGGCCGAGCACCCCTCGGTGACCGCCGGCTCCGACACCGGCGCGCAGGACCGCGTCCCGGCCCCCAAGGGCGTCCCCACGCCCAAGGACCTCGCCGCTCTGCGGGCGCCGGGGTCGCCCGCCGTCCAGCATCCGGCCACCGCGACCCTGCGCTGGTCCTCCGACAAGGGCTGGGTCGACCGCCCCGGGGCCGCCCCCGAGCCCGCCGACGTCGCCTCCATGCCGACGCTCGCGCAGGTCACCACGGCGGAACAGCGGTGGGCCGACCGCGAGGAGGACATCACCACCGTCGGCGGCGACCCCTACGAGGTGGGACAGGTGTTCGCCCGCCGGTGGATGGCGCGCCTCGGCGACCAGAGCCATCTGCAGAAGCTGTCCGGCATGTACCCGCGCATCCCGCACCGCATCGACGGCGAGCTGCTGAGGTACGCGGCCCGCTTCGGTCTGCTCGCCCACAAGGACGACCAGATCGACGAGCACGACCGGTACGCCATCCGGGCGGGATTCTGGCGCGAGATCGACGTGCGCACGGCCGCCGGGCACGCTCCGGCGGCGGACTGA
- a CDS encoding ABC transporter ATP-binding protein, translating into MCAVRGLTKTYPAVRGRRGTPATPEVRATDDVRLDIRRGEIFGLLGPNGAGKTTLVRQMTGLMRPDAGSVEILGHDIVRHPERAARILAYLGQESTALDDLTVSLAAETTARLRGLDVHTARRERDAVLDELGLTPLAGRPLRKLSGGQRRLACFAAVLVGERPLLVLDEPTTGMDPVARRAVWAAVDRRRAERGTTVLLVTHNVIEAETVLDRVAVLDQGRVIACDTPAGLKEQVADEVRVELVWRERAPLDVPEVAALRERALESGRRWTLRLAPDEARAVVATVTGGAAFAALDDFTLATPSLEDVYLALGGAARQGLVRA; encoded by the coding sequence GTGTGTGCCGTGCGCGGTCTGACCAAGACCTATCCGGCGGTCCGCGGCCGGCGCGGCACTCCCGCGACACCCGAGGTCCGGGCCACCGACGACGTACGGCTGGACATCCGGCGCGGTGAGATCTTCGGGCTGCTCGGACCCAACGGCGCCGGCAAGACCACCCTCGTCCGGCAGATGACCGGGCTGATGCGTCCCGACGCGGGCAGCGTGGAGATCCTCGGCCACGACATCGTGCGTCACCCCGAGCGGGCCGCCCGCATCCTCGCCTACCTCGGCCAGGAGTCCACCGCCCTCGACGACCTCACCGTCTCCCTCGCCGCCGAGACCACCGCGCGGCTGCGCGGCCTCGACGTGCACACGGCACGCCGGGAGCGGGACGCCGTCCTCGACGAACTGGGCCTGACCCCGCTCGCCGGACGACCCCTGCGCAAACTGTCCGGCGGTCAGCGCCGGCTGGCCTGCTTCGCCGCCGTCCTGGTGGGGGAGCGGCCGCTGCTGGTGCTGGACGAGCCGACCACCGGCATGGACCCGGTGGCACGGCGGGCCGTGTGGGCCGCCGTGGACCGTCGGCGTGCGGAACGCGGCACGACCGTGCTGCTGGTCACCCACAACGTCATCGAGGCGGAGACCGTGCTCGACCGGGTCGCCGTCCTCGACCAGGGCAGGGTCATCGCCTGCGACACCCCCGCCGGCCTCAAGGAGCAGGTCGCCGACGAAGTCCGGGTCGAGCTGGTGTGGCGGGAGCGGGCGCCGCTGGACGTGCCCGAGGTCGCCGCGCTGCGCGAGCGGGCCCTGGAGTCGGGGCGTCGCTGGACGCTGCGGCTGGCCCCCGACGAGGCCCGCGCGGTCGTCGCCACCGTCACCGGCGGGGCCGCCTTCGCCGCGCTGGACGACTTCACCCTTGCCACGCCGAGCCTGGAGGACGTCTACCTGGCGCTCGGCGGGGCGGCGCGGCAGGGGCTGGTGCGGGCGTGA
- a CDS encoding ABC transporter permease — protein MSVVPAEVLPGGARAVTETPRAAAAELAPRARLWPSLVAVYRAQLSRARVARIPLLFVATFQSVGILIMMRGVVDGGNEAEAVVAGSAVLVVAFVALNLLAQYFGQLRASGGLDHYATLPVPPAAVVLGAAGAYASFTVPGTLVTAVFGCALFGLPLTHLWVLAAVIPLAGAALSGLGAAFGLLAPRPELATVLGQLGMSAALLLGVLPPDRMPEAVRLARDLLPSTYGVEAFARTFGPHPDWAFVLGDLAVCAGVGVVSLAVATWAYRRAAVR, from the coding sequence GTGAGTGTCGTACCCGCCGAGGTTCTGCCGGGCGGCGCCCGGGCCGTCACCGAGACGCCCCGCGCCGCGGCCGCCGAACTCGCGCCGCGTGCCCGGCTGTGGCCGTCCCTCGTGGCCGTGTACCGGGCGCAGCTGTCCCGGGCGCGGGTGGCGCGCATCCCGCTGCTGTTCGTGGCGACCTTCCAGTCGGTCGGCATCCTGATCATGATGCGTGGCGTGGTGGACGGCGGAAACGAGGCGGAGGCCGTGGTGGCGGGCTCCGCGGTGCTCGTCGTGGCCTTCGTCGCGCTGAACCTGCTCGCGCAGTACTTCGGGCAGCTGCGGGCGAGCGGGGGGCTGGACCACTACGCGACCCTGCCCGTGCCGCCGGCCGCCGTCGTGCTGGGCGCGGCCGGGGCCTACGCCTCGTTCACCGTGCCGGGGACGCTGGTGACCGCGGTCTTCGGCTGTGCGCTGTTCGGGCTGCCGCTGACCCATCTGTGGGTGCTGGCGGCCGTCATCCCCCTGGCGGGCGCCGCGCTGTCCGGACTCGGCGCGGCCTTCGGGCTGCTCGCGCCGCGGCCGGAGCTGGCCACCGTGCTGGGGCAGCTCGGCATGTCGGCGGCGCTGCTGCTGGGCGTCCTGCCGCCGGACCGGATGCCGGAGGCGGTGCGTCTCGCCCGGGACCTGCTCCCGTCCACCTACGGGGTCGAGGCCTTCGCGCGGACCTTCGGGCCGCACCCCGACTGGGCGTTCGTGCTCGGCGACCTCGCCGTGTGCGCGGGCGTGGGCGTCGTCTCGCTGGCCGTCGCGACCTGGGCGTACCGCCGGGCCGCCGTCCGGTGA
- a CDS encoding DUF2567 domain-containing protein, with protein sequence MTAPLTPPPPPHEPSPHEAWPPSSGGYAATAPHDGAYGQDGPGMKTELREAAVITVGVALVGVLLGLLWVWLAPQVPLVGELSDGSWVVYFKDTEGEQAIGVDGTFTLLALACGAVSAAAVFMWRRRGGVPLVVALGLGGLLGSLLAWRLGVWLGPDSDVIAHAQAAGKGVTFSAPLKLGAKGALLAWSLAAMLVHLGLTALFGPRDPEPFPPYGEAPKDAYGAPTA encoded by the coding sequence GTGACCGCACCGCTGACTCCGCCTCCGCCGCCGCACGAACCGTCTCCGCACGAGGCCTGGCCGCCGTCGTCCGGAGGGTACGCGGCCACCGCGCCCCACGACGGCGCGTACGGACAGGACGGGCCCGGGATGAAGACCGAACTGCGGGAAGCCGCCGTGATCACGGTGGGGGTCGCCCTCGTCGGGGTGCTGCTGGGGCTGCTGTGGGTGTGGCTGGCGCCGCAGGTGCCGCTCGTCGGCGAGCTGTCGGACGGCAGCTGGGTCGTCTACTTCAAGGACACCGAGGGGGAGCAGGCGATCGGGGTGGACGGCACGTTCACCCTGCTGGCCCTGGCCTGCGGCGCCGTGAGTGCGGCGGCGGTCTTCATGTGGCGGCGGCGCGGGGGAGTGCCCCTGGTGGTGGCGCTCGGCCTGGGCGGTCTTCTCGGCTCGCTGCTGGCCTGGCGGCTCGGGGTGTGGCTCGGGCCCGACTCCGATGTGATCGCGCACGCGCAGGCCGCCGGCAAGGGCGTCACGTTCTCGGCGCCGTTGAAGCTCGGGGCGAAGGGGGCGCTGCTGGCGTGGTCGCTGGCCGCGATGCTGGTGCATCTGGGGCTCACGGCGTTGTTCGGACCCCGGGATCCCGAGCCGTTCCCGCCGTACGGGGAGGCGCCGAAGGACGCGTACGGGGCGCCTACGGCGTAG
- the ybaK gene encoding Cys-tRNA(Pro) deacylase, with product MAKKPKKQQQSGGTPATVALTAAGVDYTVHAYDHDPGHPSYGEEAAEAMGVSPDRVFKTLVADVDGALTVAVVPVAGSLDLKALASAVGGKRAAMADPALAERTTGYVRGGISPLGQRRKLRTVLDDSATTHATICVSAGRRGLEVELAPADLTAQTDALLAPIARP from the coding sequence ATGGCGAAGAAGCCGAAGAAGCAGCAGCAGTCCGGCGGCACGCCCGCGACGGTGGCCCTGACGGCGGCGGGCGTGGACTACACGGTCCACGCCTACGACCACGACCCGGGCCACCCGTCCTACGGCGAGGAGGCGGCCGAGGCGATGGGCGTCTCCCCCGACCGCGTCTTCAAGACCCTGGTCGCGGACGTGGACGGAGCCCTGACCGTGGCGGTGGTCCCCGTCGCGGGCTCCCTCGACCTGAAGGCCCTGGCCTCGGCGGTGGGCGGCAAACGGGCGGCGATGGCCGACCCGGCGCTCGCCGAACGCACCACGGGCTACGTCCGCGGCGGCATCTCCCCGCTCGGCCAGCGCAGGAAACTGCGCACGGTCCTGGACGACTCGGCGACGACGCACGCCACCATCTGCGTCTCGGCGGGCCGCAGAGGCCTGGAGGTCGAACTCGCCCCGGCGGACCTGACCGCCCAGACCGACGCCCTGCTGGCCCCGATCGCCCGCCCCTGA
- a CDS encoding LON peptidase substrate-binding domain-containing protein, whose amino-acid sequence MTTVRLPLFPLNSVLFPGLVLPLNVFEERYRAMMRDLLKTPEDESRRFAVVAIRDGHEVAPSARGLPDRTAVTERGPAAGFGDDPARTFHGVGCVADAATIRERADGTFEVLATGTTRVKLLSVDASGPFLTAELQELPEEPGDEAGALAEGVLRAFRQYQKRLAGARERSLATGADLPDDPSVVSYLVAAAMMLDVPSKQRLLQAPDTASRLRDELTVLRAETAIIRSLPSLPAAELTRAPTSLN is encoded by the coding sequence GTGACCACCGTCCGTCTGCCGCTCTTCCCGCTGAACTCGGTGTTGTTCCCGGGACTCGTGCTCCCGCTCAACGTCTTCGAGGAGCGCTATCGCGCCATGATGCGCGATCTTCTGAAGACCCCCGAGGACGAATCGCGCCGGTTCGCCGTCGTGGCCATCCGTGACGGCCACGAGGTGGCGCCCAGCGCCCGGGGGCTCCCCGACCGCACGGCGGTGACCGAGCGCGGCCCGGCCGCCGGTTTCGGCGACGACCCCGCCAGGACGTTCCACGGCGTGGGCTGCGTGGCCGACGCGGCGACGATCCGCGAGCGCGCCGACGGAACCTTCGAGGTGCTGGCGACGGGCACCACCCGCGTCAAGCTGCTGTCGGTGGACGCGTCGGGCCCGTTCCTGACGGCGGAGCTGCAGGAGCTGCCGGAGGAACCGGGCGACGAGGCGGGCGCCCTCGCCGAGGGCGTACTGCGCGCCTTCCGCCAGTACCAGAAGCGGCTGGCGGGCGCCCGCGAGCGCTCGCTGGCCACCGGCGCGGACCTGCCGGACGACCCCTCGGTGGTGTCGTACCTGGTGGCGGCGGCGATGATGCTGGACGTCCCGAGCAAGCAGCGCCTTCTGCAGGCCCCCGACACGGCCTCACGTCTGCGGGACGAGCTGACCGTGCTGCGCGCCGAGACGGCGATCATCCGCAGCCTGCCCTCGCTGCCCGCGGCGGAGCTGACCCGCGCCCCGACCAGTCTCAACTGA